A window of the Brachyhypopomus gauderio isolate BG-103 chromosome 14, BGAUD_0.2, whole genome shotgun sequence genome harbors these coding sequences:
- the rgs5b gene encoding regulator of G-protein signaling 5b produces MCRGLESLPITCLERAKELKARLGSFLLKQELPNKADKLRTEDALEWTSSLQTLLLHKDGLRAFRAFLVSEYSEENVAFYLACEDYKKTKTSSKLCSKARKIYEEFIGNDAPREVNLDHETKTITKKNVEEPTPSCFELAQSKIYALMEKDCYPRFLRSTLYLDLNRELTP; encoded by the exons ATGTGCAGAGGACTGGAATCACTGCCAATTACGTGTCTGGAGAG gGCCAAGGAGCTCAAAGCTCGGCTGGGAAGTTTTCTCCTGAAACAGGAGCTCCCGAACAAAGCCGACAAGCTGAGGACGGAGGACGCGCTCGAGTGGACGTCGTCCCTCCAGACTCTCTTGCTTCACAAAG ATGGACTGCGTGCCTTCAGAGCGTTCTTGGTGTCTGAATACAGCGAGGAAAACGTGGCGTTCTATCTTGCCTGCGAGGACTACAAGAAAACAAAGACATCTTCCAAGCTGTGCTCCAAGGCAAGGAAAATCTACGAAGAGTTCATTGGAAATGACGCACCAAGAGAG GTCAATCTCGATCATGAGACTAAAACCATCACAAAGAAGAACGTCGAGGAGCCCACACCTTCCTGCTTTGAGCTGGCTCAGAGCAAAATCTACGCACTGATGGAGAAGGACTGCTACCCACGCTTCCTCAGATCCACGCTGTACCTGGACCTAAACAGAGAGCTCACACCCTGA
- the nos1apb gene encoding carboxyl-terminal PDZ ligand of neuronal nitric oxide synthase protein isoform X1 — MPEKSKYNLVDDALDPRILPDHDDIFQFGITFEVKFIGSLEIVRPKSRVEILAAMRRIRYEFKVKNIKKTKVSLVVSVDGVKVVLRKKTKKTAYSWDESQLMVAQDPIYRIFYVSHDSHDLKIFSYIAKDKKSNVFRCNVFKSKRKSQAMRIVRTVGQAFEICHKQSLDSADAWLVKDEEEDDDEEGETTPPARGASADDAARDREPKVFGGPVVEAESSELVSPGLVSPGLASPLPGAFTMTLQVQMLQRQLHQQEEKNQAATAQAVALQQQFSAEARARLEAQTREQHLLRQNEELLHRISLLVDRIQELELRTTSASSTGSQDSLLEIALRASVTGAPNRPSSVQGGVFREPDVCRLDPFRFLPGPPVREKKPDQDRDSGQGLEDENPTEGSPPEGLFYGAVETLRFRESGIASGYESNTDESDDRDSWCQ; from the exons ATGCCCGAGAAATCCAAGTATAATCTGGTGGATGACGCGCTGGACCCGAGGATCCTACCTGACCACGACGATATCTTTCAGTTCGGGATCACGTTCGAAGTGAAG TTTATAGGCAGTCTGGAGATTGTGAGACCCAAAAGCAGGGTGGAGATTCTGGCGGCGATGAGGCGCATACGC TATGAATTTAAAGTTAAGAACATCAAGAAGACCAAAGTCAGCCTTGTTGTGTCGGTGGACGGGGTCAAGGTGGTGTTGCGGAAAAAGACAAAG AAAACTGCATACAGCTGGGATGAGAGTCAGTTAATGGTGGCCCAGGACCCCATTTACAG AATATTCTATGTTTCCCATGATTCTCATGACCTGAAGATATTCAGTTACATCGCAAAGGATAAGAAGAGTAATGTGTTTCGCTGCAATGTCTTCAAGTCCAAGAGAAAA AGCCAAGCTATGCGTATCGTGAGGACTGTGGGTCAGGCCTTTGAGATTTGCCACAAACAGAGCCTGGACTCTGCTGATG CGTGGCTGGTAAAGGAcgaagaggaagatgatgatgaagagggtGAGACGACGCCGCCAGCACGCGGCGCTTCCGCAGACGACGCGGCCCGGGACAGAGAGCCCAAG GTCTTTGGAGGTCCAGTGGTGGAGGCTGAGTCCTCTGAGCTGGTGTCCCCTGGGCTGGTGTCCCCTGGGCTGGCGTCCCCTCTGCCAGGGGCCTTTACCATGACCCTTCAGGTGCAGATGTTGCAGAGACAGCTCCATCAGCAGGAGGAGAAGAACCAGGCTGCTACAGCTCAG GCGGTGgccctgcagcagcagttctCGGCGGAGGCCCGGGCCCGGTTGGAGGCGCAGACACGGGAGCAGCACCTCCTACGGCAGAACGAAGAGCTCCTGCACCGCATCTCCCTGCTGGTGGATCGCATCCAGGAGCTGGAGCTACGCACAACCTCCGCCTCCTCCA CAGGATCGCAGGACAGCCTTCTTGAGATCGCCCTGAGGGCCAGTGTCACGGGCGCGCCCAACCGCCCCTCGTCCGTGCAGGGCGGCGTCTTCCGAGAGCCCGACGTGTGCCGGCTGGACCCGTTCCGCTTCCTTCCAGGACCTCCGGTCAGGGAGAAGAAGCCAGACCAGGATCGGGACTCGGGCCAGGGTCTGGAGGACGAGAACCCTACGGAGGGTTCTCCACCCGAGGGTCTGTTCTACGGCGCTGTGGAGACGCTCCGATTCAGAGAGTCTGGGATCGCGTCTGGGTACGAGTCCAATACTGACGAGAGTGATGATCGGGACAGCTGGTGCCAGTAA
- the nos1apb gene encoding carboxyl-terminal PDZ ligand of neuronal nitric oxide synthase protein isoform X2 codes for MPEKSKYNLVDDALDPRILPDHDDIFQFGITFEVKFIGSLEIVRPKSRVEILAAMRRIRYEFKVKNIKKTKVSLVVSVDGVKVVLRKKTKKTAYSWDESQLMVAQDPIYRIFYVSHDSHDLKIFSYIAKDKKSNVFRCNVFKSKRKSQAMRIVRTVGQAFEICHKQSLDSADAWLVKDEEEDDDEEGETTPPARGASADDAARDREPKVFGGPVVEAESSELVSPGLVSPGLASPLPGAFTMTLQVQMLQRQLHQQEEKNQAATAQAVALQQQFSAEARARLEAQTREQHLLRQNEELLHRISLLVDRIQELELRTTSASSRSQDSLLEIALRASVTGAPNRPSSVQGGVFREPDVCRLDPFRFLPGPPVREKKPDQDRDSGQGLEDENPTEGSPPEGLFYGAVETLRFRESGIASGYESNTDESDDRDSWCQ; via the exons ATGCCCGAGAAATCCAAGTATAATCTGGTGGATGACGCGCTGGACCCGAGGATCCTACCTGACCACGACGATATCTTTCAGTTCGGGATCACGTTCGAAGTGAAG TTTATAGGCAGTCTGGAGATTGTGAGACCCAAAAGCAGGGTGGAGATTCTGGCGGCGATGAGGCGCATACGC TATGAATTTAAAGTTAAGAACATCAAGAAGACCAAAGTCAGCCTTGTTGTGTCGGTGGACGGGGTCAAGGTGGTGTTGCGGAAAAAGACAAAG AAAACTGCATACAGCTGGGATGAGAGTCAGTTAATGGTGGCCCAGGACCCCATTTACAG AATATTCTATGTTTCCCATGATTCTCATGACCTGAAGATATTCAGTTACATCGCAAAGGATAAGAAGAGTAATGTGTTTCGCTGCAATGTCTTCAAGTCCAAGAGAAAA AGCCAAGCTATGCGTATCGTGAGGACTGTGGGTCAGGCCTTTGAGATTTGCCACAAACAGAGCCTGGACTCTGCTGATG CGTGGCTGGTAAAGGAcgaagaggaagatgatgatgaagagggtGAGACGACGCCGCCAGCACGCGGCGCTTCCGCAGACGACGCGGCCCGGGACAGAGAGCCCAAG GTCTTTGGAGGTCCAGTGGTGGAGGCTGAGTCCTCTGAGCTGGTGTCCCCTGGGCTGGTGTCCCCTGGGCTGGCGTCCCCTCTGCCAGGGGCCTTTACCATGACCCTTCAGGTGCAGATGTTGCAGAGACAGCTCCATCAGCAGGAGGAGAAGAACCAGGCTGCTACAGCTCAG GCGGTGgccctgcagcagcagttctCGGCGGAGGCCCGGGCCCGGTTGGAGGCGCAGACACGGGAGCAGCACCTCCTACGGCAGAACGAAGAGCTCCTGCACCGCATCTCCCTGCTGGTGGATCGCATCCAGGAGCTGGAGCTACGCACAACCTCCGCCTCCTCCA GATCGCAGGACAGCCTTCTTGAGATCGCCCTGAGGGCCAGTGTCACGGGCGCGCCCAACCGCCCCTCGTCCGTGCAGGGCGGCGTCTTCCGAGAGCCCGACGTGTGCCGGCTGGACCCGTTCCGCTTCCTTCCAGGACCTCCGGTCAGGGAGAAGAAGCCAGACCAGGATCGGGACTCGGGCCAGGGTCTGGAGGACGAGAACCCTACGGAGGGTTCTCCACCCGAGGGTCTGTTCTACGGCGCTGTGGAGACGCTCCGATTCAGAGAGTCTGGGATCGCGTCTGGGTACGAGTCCAATACTGACGAGAGTGATGATCGGGACAGCTGGTGCCAGTAA